ATCCAGCAGAGCCTGAGCAGACAGCACTTtcttatattatttattttattgggAGGTAAAGGTTCtcattaatgaatgaatgaatggtttATATGTCAGTTAGGAAAACAATTTCGTACatcacatggtgacataatggTGCAATAAAGTGCACACAAACAAGAAACACAACAATGACATCATCTGACAAAAATACCCTTCACAACTCTTTGGCTAGCTTAACTCTGTTAAACTTTTGTAACTATGTTTTAAGTCTTCCACGAGAGATGACTATCGACTCTCTACTGTACAGATAAAGTCAGATAATGCCCCTTCCAGGCCCTCTTCCTGACTCTGGTGTTCACCTGTTTCAGAAGCAGGTTATCCTCCTGGTACTTCTTGGCTGCCTGATTGGCGCTCTCCGCCTGGATTTGCAGGCTGGTCCCTGTTACCGTAGCGACGGCCACGTGGTTTATCAGAGTCACCACACGCCGCATCACACTACAGGGGCAAGAAGTGATAAATGAGTGACACACTAACCCGaaccaaccctagcctcaaccataaCTAGGGTTAAAACATTCTGGGAACTTTCTCAAAAGTCCttagttttccagaaatcccggtTGGAAGATTTGTGGAATCAGGAAGGAATGAGCAGAACATTCAGGAATCTTCCAcctggatttctggaaaacctttTGCAACCCTGACCATAACTCTAACTTAAtggtcacatcccagttcaaccctaactagCTTCAACCACAACCCTGATCACAACCCTGATCACAACCCTGACCATAACCCTAACTTAAtggtcacatcccagttcaaccacaaccctaaccccaggaaGTTGTTGGATGTCATCTATGATAAACCAACCTGACTTTCCTGTGTGATAATATAAAGTAGGACTCACAgccagaggaagagggagaagccAGAGATGTAGAGGTTCCTCTGGGCTCTGAACAGCTTCATGTGGAGGTGGTCAAACAGGTTGGGGTTCAGCTTAGCTTCTCCCATGGGCTCTGCATTGGAGTACTTCCTCACCTCTCTCAGAGCATCTTAGGAGGGAGGTACAGGGCACAGTTGTATTAGTGTCTATAGCTacgctctttaaaaaaaaaggttattcaaagggttctcacATGGGGGcagtgtattttttatttatttatttaactaggcaagtcagttaagaacaaattattatgttcaatgacggcctaggaacagtgggttaactgcctgttcaggggcagaacgacagatttgtaccttgacagcttgaatttactagtccaacgctctaaccactaggctacctgctgccgtACGGAGCATAGAGGACTGACTACTAGTGTAACAACAGGCGGAAGTTAATACGCTGGCCGTTTCCCACGGTGCACTGCTCTGGAGCACTGCCTCACCTCTCTCAGAGCATCTTAGGGTAGAAACAGGAAACAGGTGTAACAGTGACGTTTAGCAACTATAACACATTACAGCAGggatcatcactacatccagctGCCGATGGTCAGGGGGACGCAAAATAATTACAAACCATTTGACTCTGATAAACCAGGTGGCCATCGCTACAGTAACAGGGACCAGCCTGCAATTGACTGCATGAAGCCCAAACAGATGTAATATttgacaaaaacataataatttcagaCCTTGTTTACATTTGTATAAGATCACGTAAATGTAAATCTCCCTGTAACGCTTGGGAATACTTTGGGACACATTTCCAAAATGAAAATCCCTTGGAGCTGGTTTTCtggtcttttatgtccaacaataaaaagTAACCCTTTtggggccaaataaaatcaccaGCTGGTCAGCAGTTGGGGATTGCTGGACAACAGGACTGATTGTAACACTGTGTGAAGCCAGGTATAATGTTTTATAACTTGTTGATACAAGCACGTCTATGCCTTTGTATGTCTTGTAATGTGTATGATATGTCACCAGCCTATGAGATGAAACTATAGAACAAGGGGAATAACCCACAATCCTATAAAAAAAGTGCCATTATGGAAAACTTTCTGACTATCTATCTACAACAGATTCATTGTTGCCataccaaacaaccaaccaataTACTTCAAGTATGATGACTTACCACAGAAGAGAATGATGAGGATGAGTATCATGGTAAAGAATCCCCTGTTCCAATACGGAGCGAACCAGTTCCATATACTCAGGTTGAACAGTGATCGCCATCTGCAAAAAGCAAAAGTAAGAGTTAGAAACTTAGAGAATTAGTACTTATGTCTTGGGGGATGATCTTTcataactttctcactcatcaataTTCCCGATTCCCGATATTCCATAGTCAtgatagcatccacattaatatagaagtgtttagaaacatatt
This sequence is a window from Oncorhynchus gorbuscha isolate QuinsamMale2020 ecotype Even-year linkage group LG01, OgorEven_v1.0, whole genome shotgun sequence. Protein-coding genes within it:
- the LOC123996002 gene encoding B-cell receptor-associated protein 29-like, whose translation is MTLQWTVVAIFLYVEIAVILILCLPFISAKRWRSLFNLSIWNWFAPYWNRGFFTMILILIILFCDALREVRKYSNAEPMGEAKLNPNLFDHLHMKLFRAQRNLYISGFSLFLWLVMRRVVTLINHVAVATVTGTSLQIQAESANQAAKKYQEDNLLLKQALLDEEKNTTAGKRLLRKEAEKLMEELKTAEDAVRKSNAEVEAMKRQSNGLTKEYDRLLTKHNELQNLQAGAGDKKEQ